One window of Campylobacter sp. RM12651 genomic DNA carries:
- a CDS encoding carbon starvation CstA family protein, which translates to MNKLLWIVVAILGAFCMGVIALNNGETINAAWIVVAAVCIYTIGYRFYALFIETKLCGVDATKITPAVALNDGKDFVPTNKYVLFGHHFAAIAGAGPLVGPILAAQMGYLPSVLWILIGGVLVGSVHDFVVLFVSSRRGGKSLGEMIKDEMGNFVGVVSMIGIFLIMLIIIAILAMVVVKALAHSPWGTFTIASTIPIAIFMGIYMRFIRPGAVGEASIIGFVLLMIALYLGKVVSNDPDLARHFDFSVLELSFIMMGYGMIAAILPVWFLLAPRDYLSTFLKIGVILIMAICVVLVSPEIKMAKVTHFIDGTGPVFAGGLFPFLFINIACGAISGFHALISSGTSPKMLENETQAKMVGYGSMLMESAVAIMALIAACILQPGVYFAINSAPAIIGTTLESASAAISAWGFSVTPADIQTLANDIGESTILSRTGGAPTFAIGLSLIIHELIGGKEMMAFWYHFAILFEALFILTAVDAGTRTCRFMVQDMLGNVYKPLANTSNLGANIFATLICVAGWGWFLYGGAIDPLGGIYSLWSLFGVSNQLLAVVAMFLCGSVFIKMGKRKYILAIVLPALFVISTTFTAGIAKVLPQSESKIANSISHVATAQINFAKADELLVKINAGDNSEATLKEFNKAKQVAHSNVVNAILTIFFLLVTIIVGIKFVLIWKESYSNRFSIPLKEVVYEKAAS; encoded by the coding sequence ATGAATAAGCTTTTATGGATAGTTGTTGCTATTCTTGGAGCGTTTTGTATGGGCGTTATTGCTTTAAATAATGGCGAAACAATAAATGCTGCTTGGATAGTTGTAGCTGCTGTTTGTATTTATACAATCGGCTATAGATTTTATGCTTTGTTTATAGAAACTAAGCTTTGCGGCGTTGATGCTACTAAGATTACTCCTGCTGTAGCACTTAATGATGGAAAAGACTTTGTTCCTACAAACAAATATGTTTTATTTGGCCATCACTTTGCTGCAATTGCAGGTGCAGGACCACTTGTTGGACCAATCCTAGCAGCTCAAATGGGATATTTACCTAGTGTATTATGGATATTAATTGGTGGCGTTTTAGTTGGTAGCGTGCATGATTTTGTTGTGCTTTTTGTATCAAGCAGACGCGGTGGAAAAAGTCTTGGCGAAATGATTAAAGACGAGATGGGGAATTTCGTTGGTGTTGTTTCTATGATAGGAATTTTTCTTATTATGCTAATTATCATTGCTATTTTAGCTATGGTTGTTGTAAAAGCTTTAGCACATTCTCCTTGGGGGACATTTACAATAGCTTCAACAATTCCTATTGCTATTTTTATGGGAATTTATATGAGATTTATTCGCCCAGGTGCAGTCGGAGAAGCTAGTATAATTGGCTTTGTTTTACTTATGATAGCTTTATATTTAGGAAAAGTTGTATCAAACGACCCTGATTTAGCAAGACATTTTGATTTTAGCGTTCTTGAACTTAGCTTTATAATGATGGGCTATGGAATGATAGCTGCGATTTTACCAGTTTGGTTTTTACTTGCACCAAGAGATTATCTTTCAACATTTTTAAAAATTGGTGTAATTTTGATAATGGCTATTTGTGTTGTTTTAGTTTCTCCTGAAATTAAAATGGCAAAAGTTACACATTTTATAGATGGCACAGGCCCTGTTTTTGCAGGTGGATTATTTCCATTTTTATTCATAAATATTGCTTGTGGGGCGATTTCAGGCTTTCACGCATTAATTTCTAGTGGAACAAGTCCAAAAATGCTAGAAAATGAAACACAAGCAAAAATGGTAGGCTATGGTTCAATGTTAATGGAGAGTGCGGTTGCTATTATGGCTTTAATTGCTGCTTGTATACTTCAACCTGGAGTATATTTTGCAATAAATTCAGCACCAGCAATTATAGGCACGACACTTGAGAGTGCTAGTGCAGCTATTAGTGCTTGGGGATTTAGCGTAACTCCTGCTGATATTCAAACACTTGCTAATGATATAGGTGAGAGCACTATATTAAGTAGAACAGGTGGAGCACCTACATTTGCAATAGGCTTATCATTAATTATTCACGAGCTAATCGGTGGAAAGGAAATGATGGCATTTTGGTATCACTTCGCTATTTTATTTGAAGCATTATTTATCTTAACAGCAGTTGATGCGGGAACTAGAACTTGTAGATTTATGGTTCAAGATATGTTAGGAAATGTTTATAAGCCACTTGCAAACACAAGTAATTTAGGAGCAAATATATTCGCTACTTTAATTTGTGTTGCCGGATGGGGTTGGTTCTTATATGGTGGTGCTATTGACCCACTTGGTGGAATTTATTCACTTTGGTCGCTTTTTGGCGTATCAAATCAACTTTTAGCAGTAGTTGCTATGTTTTTATGTGGCTCTGTATTTATTAAAATGGGAAAAAGAAAGTATATCTTAGCTATTGTTTTACCTGCGCTTTTTGTAATCTCAACTACATTTACAGCAGGTATTGCAAAGGTATTACCACAAAGTGAAAGCAAAATCGCAAACTCAATTTCTCACGTAGCAACAGCTCAAATTAATTTTGCTAAAGCTGATGAATTATTAGTAAAAATTAATGCAGGAGATAATAGTGAAGCGACTTTAAAAGAATTTAATAAAGCTAAACAAGTGGCACATTCTAATGTAGTAAATGCTATTTTAACGATTTTCTTCTTATTAGTTACCATAATAGTTGGAATTAAATTCGTTCTAATTTGGAAAGAAAGTTATTCTAATAGGTTTAGCATTCCACTTAAAGAAGTGGTTTATGAAAAAGCAGCTTCGTGA
- a CDS encoding chaperone NapD: protein MISSLVVIANEEFENEIKNIKDANIEQVIDKKFIVLIEASDFDNTLATFNAIKRLDSVIDVNMAFSEASEFDLEINAQKIADKVNALGNAENIEYYGNIYNKY, encoded by the coding sequence ATGATTTCATCTTTAGTAGTTATTGCAAATGAAGAATTTGAAAACGAAATAAAAAATATAAAAGATGCCAACATAGAGCAAGTAATTGATAAAAAATTTATCGTTTTAATTGAAGCTAGTGATTTTGACAATACTTTAGCAACTTTTAATGCCATTAAGCGATTAGATAGTGTTATAGATGTTAATATGGCTTTTAGTGAAGCTAGTGAATTTGATTTAGAAATTAACGCTCAAAAAATAGCAGATAAAGTAAATGCTTTAGGCAATGCAGAGAATATTGAGTATTATGGAAACATTTATAATAAATATTAA
- a CDS encoding nitrate reductase cytochrome c-type subunit produces MKKIFLSLAASSLLIAASVSDTEIGLRKHSLNDETKLEIKNFTYSEKEAGEAERFERAYLNAPPQIPHNVEDFLPITQDNNMCLSCHDLGADNERVKLSIEEATPMPASHYYDLRNEKKLDSISQARYNCVQCHAPQANIDSGIKNTFKPDFRNDELGRHRSNLLDVINEGLK; encoded by the coding sequence ATGAAAAAAATATTTTTAAGTTTAGCTGCTAGTAGTTTGTTGATTGCTGCTAGTGTGAGTGATACTGAAATTGGTTTAAGAAAACATTCACTAAACGATGAAACAAAATTAGAAATCAAGAATTTTACATACTCTGAAAAAGAAGCTGGAGAAGCAGAGCGTTTTGAAAGAGCTTATTTAAATGCTCCACCACAAATTCCACACAATGTAGAAGATTTTTTACCAATTACTCAAGATAATAATATGTGTCTTAGCTGTCATGATTTAGGTGCTGATAATGAGCGTGTAAAGCTTAGTATTGAAGAAGCAACTCCTATGCCAGCAAGCCATTATTATGATTTAAGAAATGAGAAAAAACTTGATTCTATATCTCAAGCAAGATATAACTGCGTTCAATGCCACGCACCACAAGCAAATATTGATAGTGGAATCAAAAACACATTTAAGCCTGATTTTAGAAATGATGAATTAGGCAGACATCGTTCAAATTTACTTGATGTAATAAATGAAGGATTAAAGTGA
- the napH gene encoding quinol dehydrogenase ferredoxin subunit NapH: protein MKILKNKYLILRRFIQLGLLALFILPSADFILKGNLSSSLLFNSISLSDPFAYLQIFLATFTLNVGLFISAFLVFIIYALFLGRAFCSFVCPVNLITNLADFIKQNTSFKSSKLTNFKQNTRYFILFSILILCLIANEPVFEKYSHIGIITRGIIFMQTSAIFVAIIIFLLDLFVQRNLVCSHLCPLGAFYSLISKFAMLKVSYDLNKCTKCMKCKMICPEAQVLSLITKYSGNVSNSECIKCARCIEVCDDDALNFNLINFLKGKK, encoded by the coding sequence ATGAAGATATTAAAAAATAAATATTTGATTTTAAGAAGATTTATCCAATTAGGACTTTTAGCTTTATTTATATTACCTAGTGCTGATTTTATTTTAAAAGGAAATCTTAGCTCTTCGCTATTATTTAATAGTATTAGCTTAAGCGACCCTTTTGCGTATTTACAAATATTTTTAGCAACTTTTACTCTTAATGTGGGATTATTTATATCTGCATTTTTAGTTTTTATTATTTATGCTTTGTTTTTGGGTCGTGCATTTTGTTCTTTTGTTTGTCCTGTTAATTTGATTACAAATTTAGCAGATTTTATCAAGCAAAACACAAGTTTTAAAAGCTCTAAGCTGACTAATTTTAAACAAAACACTAGATATTTTATATTATTTAGTATTTTGATTTTGTGTTTGATAGCAAATGAGCCAGTATTTGAAAAATATTCTCATATAGGAATAATTACTAGGGGAATAATTTTTATGCAAACTTCGGCTATATTTGTTGCAATTATTATATTTTTACTTGATTTATTTGTGCAAAGGAATTTAGTTTGTTCGCATCTTTGTCCATTAGGTGCTTTTTATAGTTTAATTTCAAAATTTGCTATGTTAAAAGTAAGTTATGATTTAAATAAATGCACTAAATGTATGAAATGCAAAATGATTTGTCCAGAAGCTCAAGTATTATCACTTATTACAAAATATAGTGGTAATGTTAGCAATAGTGAGTGCATTAAGTGTGCTAGATGTATTGAAGTATGCGATGATGATGCACTTAATTTTAATTTAATTAATTTTTTGAAAGGAAAAAAATGA
- the napG gene encoding ferredoxin-type protein NapG yields MRRQFFTNTIKILAVGVGTFSIFKLNDTPKSESKIELKKSFFLRPPGVVSEKHFLANCIRCAKCVKACPYNTLSLAKIGEFASLGTPKFSANEIPCYLCDDLPCIKACPTDALDKSIDKISLVNIGRAIVDESSCVAHFGIQCDACYRACPFIDKALKLEYKRNERTKKHAMLVPKVDYDYCVGCGLCEKVCITKKPAIVILPTSFILGERNDNYVKGWVSGDDERLKHIDTSKKHDEKKAINYLNDGEF; encoded by the coding sequence ATGAGAAGGCAATTTTTTACAAATACTATAAAGATTTTAGCAGTTGGTGTTGGAACTTTTAGCATATTCAAACTAAACGATACACCAAAAAGTGAAAGCAAAATTGAACTTAAAAAGAGTTTTTTTCTACGCCCACCAGGAGTTGTTAGTGAAAAACATTTTTTGGCTAATTGCATTCGTTGTGCTAAATGTGTAAAAGCTTGCCCTTATAATACTTTAAGTTTAGCTAAGATAGGGGAATTTGCTAGTTTAGGAACTCCTAAATTTAGTGCAAATGAAATTCCTTGTTATTTATGCGATGATTTGCCTTGTATTAAGGCTTGTCCGACAGATGCGCTAGATAAAAGTATTGATAAAATTTCTTTAGTAAATATTGGTCGTGCAATAGTAGATGAAAGCTCTTGTGTAGCCCATTTTGGAATTCAATGTGATGCTTGCTATAGGGCGTGTCCTTTTATAGATAAAGCTTTAAAGCTTGAATATAAAAGAAATGAACGAACTAAAAAACATGCAATGTTAGTGCCTAAGGTTGATTATGATTATTGTGTGGGTTGTGGTTTATGTGAAAAAGTTTGTATTACTAAAAAGCCAGCTATTGTTATTTTGCCTACTAGTTTTATATTGGGTGAAAGAAATGATAATTATGTTAAAGGCTGGGTTAGTGGTGATGATGAAAGATTAAAACACATAGATACTAGCAAAAAACACGATGAGAAAAAAGCTATAAATTACCTAAATGATGGAGAATTTTAA
- the napA gene encoding periplasmic nitrate reductase subunit alpha codes for MQRRDFLKSTAVASAAACINPTIALAKDETSEWTWDKAVCRFCGTGCGIMVATKNGKIVATKGDPEAPVNRGLNCIKGYFNAKIMYGEDRLVTPLLRVNAKGEFDKNGKFAPVSWKRAFDEMEKHMKKALKEQGVNGIGMFASGQHTIQEGYAASKLFKAGFRSNNIDPNARHCMASAVIGFMQTFGIDEPAGCYDDIELTDTIICWGSNMAEMHPILWSRVSDRKLRDPEKVKIVNLSTYTTRTSDIADMELIFTPSSDIAIWNYIAREIVYNNPKAIDWEFVKNHCVFTTGFADIGYGMRNNPNHPSFSEAEKDTVAKENAITLDKDEAIALSHLGVKDGEKFEMKHQAQAALNWQIQFEDFKKALEPYTLDYVASVAKGNPDEDIEEFKKKLKALADLYIEKSRKVVSFWTMGFNQHTRGSWVNELAYTVHLLVGKQAKPGDGAFSLTGQPSACGTAREVGTFAHRLPADWVVANPKHRAKSEELWKVPEGTINGVQGNHFMQMMRNLEDGKQKFAWVMVNNPWQNTANANHWIKAAREKDNFIVVSDCYPGISAKVADLILPTAMIYEKWGAYGNAERRTQHWRQQVLPVGEAMSDLWQLLELSKRFKLSEVWNEVKIDEKTTLPSVLEKAKEMGYKEDDTLYDVLFANKECKEISLDDSESLKDWLNSEVKGDSRNVKGSDGNVFKGYNFFIQKYLWEEYRKFGAGHGHDLASFETYHKVRGLRWPVVDGKETQWRFNTKYDVYAKKANPEGDFAFYGDFDKSIKSGDLVKPTSEEATAITNKAKIFFRPFMKAPERPSEEYPFWLCTGRVLEHWHSGTMTMRVPELFRAVPEAMCYIHPEDAKALGIEQRELVWIESRRGKVKARIDMRGRNKPPRGLVYVPWFDENVYINKVTLDATCPISKQTDFKKCAVKITKA; via the coding sequence ATGCAAAGACGAGATTTTTTAAAGAGCACAGCAGTTGCAAGTGCAGCAGCTTGCATAAATCCTACTATTGCTTTAGCAAAAGACGAAACAAGTGAATGGACTTGGGATAAAGCAGTTTGTAGATTTTGTGGAACTGGCTGTGGTATTATGGTTGCTACTAAAAATGGCAAAATTGTAGCTACTAAGGGCGACCCTGAAGCACCTGTAAATCGTGGTTTAAATTGTATTAAAGGATATTTTAATGCAAAAATTATGTATGGAGAAGACAGACTTGTAACGCCTTTATTAAGAGTAAATGCTAAGGGTGAATTTGATAAGAACGGAAAATTTGCTCCAGTATCTTGGAAAAGAGCTTTTGATGAGATGGAAAAACATATGAAAAAAGCTTTAAAAGAACAAGGTGTAAATGGTATAGGAATGTTTGCAAGTGGTCAGCATACTATTCAAGAAGGATATGCTGCTTCAAAATTATTTAAAGCTGGTTTTAGAAGCAATAATATAGACCCAAATGCTAGACATTGTATGGCAAGTGCTGTTATTGGCTTTATGCAAACATTTGGTATTGATGAGCCTGCAGGTTGCTATGATGATATTGAACTTACTGATACTATTATTTGTTGGGGTTCAAATATGGCTGAAATGCACCCAATTTTATGGAGCCGTGTAAGTGATAGAAAATTAAGAGACCCTGAAAAAGTAAAAATTGTAAATCTTTCAACCTATACAACAAGAACTAGCGATATTGCTGATATGGAACTTATATTTACTCCAAGTTCTGATATTGCAATATGGAATTATATTGCTAGAGAAATTGTATATAACAATCCAAAAGCAATTGATTGGGAATTTGTAAAAAATCATTGTGTATTTACAACAGGATTTGCTGATATTGGATATGGAATGAGAAATAATCCAAATCATCCAAGCTTTAGCGAAGCTGAAAAAGATACCGTAGCTAAAGAAAATGCAATCACTTTAGATAAAGATGAAGCAATAGCATTAAGTCATTTAGGTGTAAAAGATGGCGAAAAATTTGAAATGAAACATCAAGCTCAAGCAGCACTTAACTGGCAAATTCAATTTGAAGATTTCAAAAAAGCACTTGAACCTTATACATTAGATTATGTTGCAAGCGTAGCTAAAGGAAATCCTGATGAAGATATAGAAGAATTTAAGAAAAAATTAAAAGCATTAGCTGATTTATATATTGAAAAAAGCAGAAAGGTAGTAAGCTTTTGGACTATGGGCTTTAACCAACATACTCGTGGTAGTTGGGTAAATGAACTTGCATACACTGTGCATTTATTAGTAGGAAAACAAGCAAAACCAGGTGATGGAGCATTCTCTTTAACAGGTCAGCCAAGTGCTTGTGGAACAGCAAGAGAAGTTGGAACTTTTGCACACCGCTTACCTGCTGATTGGGTTGTAGCAAATCCTAAACATAGAGCTAAAAGTGAAGAACTTTGGAAAGTTCCTGAAGGAACAATTAATGGTGTTCAAGGAAATCACTTTATGCAAATGATGAGAAATCTTGAAGATGGAAAACAAAAATTCGCATGGGTGATGGTAAATAATCCTTGGCAAAATACTGCAAATGCAAATCACTGGATAAAAGCTGCTAGAGAAAAAGATAATTTTATAGTAGTAAGTGATTGCTATCCTGGAATTAGTGCAAAAGTTGCGGATTTAATTTTACCTACAGCTATGATTTATGAAAAATGGGGAGCTTACGGAAACGCAGAAAGAAGAACTCAACATTGGAGACAACAAGTATTGCCAGTTGGCGAAGCTATGAGTGATTTATGGCAATTATTAGAGCTTAGCAAACGCTTTAAATTAAGCGAAGTTTGGAATGAAGTAAAAATTGATGAAAAGACAACATTACCAAGCGTATTAGAAAAAGCTAAAGAAATGGGATATAAAGAAGATGATACTTTATATGATGTTTTATTTGCTAATAAAGAATGTAAAGAAATTTCATTAGATGATAGTGAAAGCTTAAAAGATTGGTTAAATAGTGAAGTTAAAGGCGATAGTAGAAATGTAAAAGGTAGTGATGGCAATGTATTTAAAGGCTATAATTTCTTTATTCAAAAATATTTATGGGAAGAATATAGAAAATTCGGAGCTGGTCACGGACACGATTTAGCTAGTTTTGAAACTTATCATAAGGTAAGGGGCTTAAGATGGCCTGTTGTTGATGGTAAAGAAACTCAATGGAGATTTAATACAAAATACGATGTATATGCTAAAAAAGCAAATCCTGAAGGTGATTTTGCATTCTATGGGGATTTTGATAAATCAATTAAAAGTGGTGATTTAGTAAAACCAACAAGCGAAGAAGCAACAGCAATTACAAATAAAGCTAAGATTTTCTTTAGACCATTTATGAAAGCACCTGAAAGACCATCTGAAGAATATCCATTCTGGTTATGTACTGGTAGGGTTTTAGAGCATTGGCATAGTGGAACAATGACAATGAGAGTTCCTGAATTATTCCGTGCAGTTCCTGAAGCTATGTGTTATATTCACCCAGAAGATGCTAAAGCTTTAGGAATTGAGCAAAGAGAATTAGTATGGATAGAATCTCGCCGTGGAAAAGTTAAAGCTCGTATTGATATGCGTGGAAGAAATAAACCACCAAGAGGTCTTGTTTATGTTCCTTGGTTTGATGAGAATGTTTATATTAATAAAGTTACATTAGATGCAACTTGTCCAATTTCAAAACAAACTGATTTTAAAAAGTGTGCAGTAAAAATAACTAAGGCGTAA
- the nrfH gene encoding cytochrome c nitrite reductase small subunit, whose protein sequence is MKKPTNKLLLALCIVIGIFIGGGIYTFIIADGFLMMTSKPEACSKCHIMTDVYDSWAKGEHSSNAGCVDCHLPQGDVVAYWTKKAYHGLKHGYYFTVGGNPPNLEPTEMTHEDVNRNCATCHKDYAHNAINATTKLNSEPLDCLSCHRTIGHLHN, encoded by the coding sequence ATGAAAAAACCAACAAACAAACTTTTATTAGCCCTTTGCATAGTAATTGGGATTTTTATTGGTGGTGGAATTTATACTTTTATAATAGCAGATGGCTTTTTAATGATGACTTCTAAACCTGAAGCCTGTAGCAAATGTCATATTATGACAGATGTTTATGATAGCTGGGCAAAAGGTGAGCATTCAAGCAATGCAGGTTGCGTAGATTGTCATTTACCTCAAGGTGATGTGGTAGCTTATTGGACTAAAAAAGCTTATCACGGATTAAAACACGGCTATTATTTTACAGTAGGAGGAAATCCACCTAATTTAGAACCTACCGAAATGACACATGAAGATGTTAATCGCAATTGTGCGACTTGTCATAAAGACTACGCACATAATGCAATCAATGCAACGACAAAATTAAATAGCGAGCCACTTGATTGCCTTAGCTGTCATAGAACAATAGGTCATTTACATAATTAA
- a CDS encoding ammonia-forming cytochrome c nitrite reductase subunit c552 yields the protein MSKSVYVAAIVVAALGGAGLFALNTNIAEHKGESKTQPLKTFEISDEEPDFAKWGRNFPAQLDGYLQMKDEYIETPFGGSLPYSKIIRWPAATTFWNGYAFAVDYSKPRTHYYSQIDQMETKRNNKEYLNAHGLPAFKGQPGACVNCHTGYLTAIYKSDKLSPSFMLGKTEVMGAKKMGFFDVFGDKGEAMKEAWTNMNKMPYFDVMKKVEEKYGDGIHGSHMGSTCADCHNQDDMSLRVTRPAFVNAMVLRGYEADAKSGIKASRKEMRNYVCMQCHVEYYFEGKDSTLTFPWTKWKKDEAFKIENFDEYYDEKFANGEFPYDYIQKDTKTKIIKMQHPEAEMYSSSLHYRSGVTCADCHMPYKRDGANKVTNHNILSPLADINAACKTCHPQSEQVLKDRISFIQNRHAYELRGCENNLLALIADIKTAREELAKLPEFASLEDKARDDAISKVIEKAQYAHRKAHIRWDVSFSENSYGFHSPQEFMRIIGQCKEVAREGQAELANALAPYGIKIELTKTATIPAAPLKLDHKPPTGSLPTEAMKKVDEDVKNLNFK from the coding sequence ATGTCAAAATCAGTTTATGTTGCGGCTATTGTGGTAGCTGCTTTAGGTGGTGCAGGCTTATTTGCACTTAATACAAACATTGCAGAACATAAAGGTGAAAGTAAAACTCAACCATTAAAAACTTTTGAAATTAGTGATGAAGAACCAGATTTTGCAAAATGGGGTAGAAATTTCCCAGCTCAATTAGATGGTTATTTACAAATGAAAGATGAGTATATTGAAACACCATTTGGTGGAAGCTTACCTTATAGTAAGATTATTCGCTGGCCGGCTGCAACAACATTTTGGAATGGATATGCTTTTGCGGTTGATTATTCTAAACCAAGAACTCACTATTACTCACAAATTGACCAAATGGAAACAAAAAGAAACAATAAAGAATATCTAAATGCTCACGGATTACCTGCATTTAAAGGTCAGCCTGGTGCTTGTGTAAATTGCCATACTGGTTACTTAACTGCTATTTATAAAAGTGATAAATTAAGCCCAAGTTTTATGCTAGGTAAAACTGAAGTAATGGGTGCAAAGAAAATGGGATTTTTTGATGTATTTGGCGATAAAGGTGAAGCTATGAAAGAAGCTTGGACAAATATGAATAAAATGCCTTATTTTGATGTTATGAAAAAAGTAGAAGAAAAATACGGAGATGGAATTCACGGCTCTCATATGGGATCAACCTGTGCAGATTGTCATAACCAAGATGATATGAGCCTTCGTGTAACTCGCCCTGCTTTTGTTAATGCTATGGTTTTAAGAGGCTATGAAGCAGACGCTAAAAGTGGTATCAAAGCTAGTAGAAAAGAAATGAGAAATTATGTTTGTATGCAATGCCATGTTGAGTATTATTTTGAAGGTAAAGATAGCACTTTAACATTCCCATGGACAAAATGGAAAAAAGATGAAGCATTTAAAATAGAGAATTTTGATGAATACTATGATGAAAAATTTGCAAATGGCGAATTCCCATATGATTACATTCAAAAAGATACAAAAACAAAAATAATTAAAATGCAACACCCAGAAGCTGAAATGTATTCAAGCTCTTTACATTATAGAAGTGGTGTAACTTGTGCAGATTGTCATATGCCATACAAAAGAGATGGAGCAAACAAAGTAACTAATCACAATATACTATCTCCATTAGCTGATATAAATGCAGCTTGTAAAACTTGCCATCCACAAAGCGAACAAGTATTAAAAGATAGAATTAGCTTTATTCAAAATCGCCACGCTTATGAGCTTAGAGGTTGTGAAAATAACTTATTAGCATTAATTGCTGATATAAAAACAGCTCGTGAAGAATTAGCAAAACTTCCTGAATTTGCAAGTCTTGAAGATAAAGCAAGAGATGATGCTATTTCAAAAGTTATAGAAAAAGCACAATATGCTCATAGAAAAGCACATATTAGATGGGACGTATCATTTAGTGAAAATAGCTATGGCTTCCACTCACCACAAGAATTTATGAGAATTATAGGTCAATGTAAAGAAGTAGCTAGAGAAGGACAAGCAGAGTTAGCAAATGCGTTAGCTCCTTATGGAATTAAAATTGAATTAACAAAAACAGCAACAATTCCAGCAGCACCTCTAAAGCTAGATCACAAACCACCAACAGGTTCTCTACCAACAGAAGCTATGAAAAAAGTTGATGAGGATGTAAAAAATCTAAACTTTAAATAA
- the hemH gene encoding ferrochelatase: protein MKYVFLLNMGGVNQIDECEVFLKNMFNDPNILGIKSDFLRSLVAFMIRKFRIKSMKENYNKIGGKSPLTKIQKSLCDKLNSLQKDFHFDFISTYVPPFAKEVLAKYDFKDNDEIILFPLYPHHSITTTTSSLQDFYKNFDKKINIKEIPYFYQDELYNNIILNEIQKYKNIDCLIISAHSLPIKTIEKGDIYEEHIKEHFAILKDKLQNDFKEIKLAYQSKLGPVKWLEPALSDELDKLGNKSVLIYPLSFCIDCSETILELDIEYRHQYKGDYNVCKCPNDSEDFAKYILSKLEFANTNLNYESQNKI, encoded by the coding sequence ATGAAATATGTTTTTTTACTCAATATGGGTGGTGTAAATCAAATTGATGAATGTGAAGTATTTTTAAAAAATATGTTTAATGACCCAAATATTTTGGGAATAAAATCAGATTTTTTAAGAAGTCTTGTAGCGTTTATGATAAGAAAATTTCGTATTAAATCTATGAAAGAAAATTATAATAAAATAGGTGGTAAAAGTCCTTTAACTAAAATCCAAAAATCTCTTTGTGATAAATTAAATTCTTTGCAAAAAGATTTTCATTTTGATTTTATATCAACTTATGTTCCGCCTTTTGCTAAAGAAGTCTTAGCTAAATATGATTTTAAAGATAATGATGAAATAATACTATTTCCTTTATATCCACATCATTCTATAACCACTACTACATCATCTTTACAAGATTTTTATAAAAATTTTGATAAAAAAATCAATATAAAAGAAATACCTTATTTTTACCAAGATGAGCTTTATAATAATATTATTTTAAATGAGATACAAAAATATAAAAATATTGATTGTTTGATAATATCAGCACATTCTTTACCGATAAAAACTATAGAAAAGGGTGATATTTACGAAGAGCATATAAAAGAACATTTTGCTATATTAAAGGATAAATTACAAAACGATTTTAAAGAAATTAAATTAGCTTATCAGTCAAAATTAGGACCTGTAAAATGGTTAGAACCTGCACTTAGTGATGAATTAGATAAATTAGGCAATAAAAGTGTTTTAATATATCCATTATCATTTTGTATTGATTGTTCTGAAACTATTTTAGAATTAGATATTGAATATAGACATCAGTATAAAGGTGATTATAATGTGTGTAAATGTCCAAATGATAGTGAAGATTTTGCTAAATATATCTTAAGCAAATTGGAATTTGCAAATACTAATTTAAATTATGAAAGTCAAAATAAAATTTAA